From one Lactiplantibacillus paraplantarum genomic stretch:
- a CDS encoding ABC transporter ATP-binding protein: MAYIEVQQATRQFKNGEQMAIANRDISFEVDQGTVVVILGPSGAGKSTLLNILGGMDSPTSGHVLVDGVDIAQLNSRQLTTYRRQAVGFVFQFYNLVPNLTARENVELASQITKDARDVDETLALVGLTHRADNFPAQLSGGEQQRVAIARAVAKNPKLLLCDEPTGALDYQTGKQVLQVIQDAAKQTKTTVIIVTHNSAIAKLGDQVIRINDAQVQSVEHNAHPTPLAEIEW, encoded by the coding sequence ATGGCATACATCGAAGTACAACAAGCAACGCGCCAATTTAAAAATGGTGAGCAGATGGCCATCGCTAATCGTGATATTTCATTTGAAGTTGACCAGGGCACGGTCGTCGTGATTTTAGGCCCAAGTGGTGCGGGTAAGTCCACGTTACTCAATATTTTAGGTGGCATGGATAGTCCTACGAGTGGTCATGTGCTGGTGGATGGCGTGGATATTGCTCAGCTGAACTCACGGCAATTAACGACTTATCGGCGGCAAGCAGTCGGATTTGTTTTTCAATTCTACAACCTAGTTCCGAACTTAACGGCACGTGAAAATGTCGAGTTGGCATCGCAAATCACCAAGGATGCCCGCGACGTTGACGAGACGTTAGCCTTAGTGGGGCTGACGCACCGAGCGGATAACTTTCCCGCCCAATTGTCCGGTGGTGAACAACAGCGGGTCGCAATTGCGCGGGCAGTTGCCAAGAATCCCAAATTATTACTCTGTGATGAACCCACTGGTGCGCTCGACTATCAGACGGGTAAGCAAGTCTTACAGGTCATTCAAGATGCGGCTAAGCAGACGAAGACAACGGTCATCATTGTGACGCATAATAGTGCGATTGCGAAGTTGGGTGACCAAGTCATTCGTATCAATGATGCTCAAGTGCAGTCGGTCGAGCACAATGCTCATCCGACCCCACTTGCTGAGATTGAATGGTAG
- a CDS encoding ArgE/DapE family deacylase — MNGMAETTQLEAAVQALSDIVKMNTVNNHEQLVADYLVALLKQHGIEAKTIEYAPERVNVVAEIGDGHGPVIALDGHEDTVALGDADKWHADPLAATIKDNRLYGRGVTDMKAGLMAEVFAMIALHDQDVPLHGTVRLLATVGEEVDHLGAEQLTELGYADDIQTLICAEPSGADKQLLLTKSIQAMLGVDGDTAQRMAAANPTTEQHFIELAHKGSLTYTIKAQGVAAHSSMPTIGQNAIDMLMTYYQKQTAYFDSFKTIVNPVLGPTVPVVTLISGGEQVNTVPASAEMSVKIRTIPELRNDRLIKDLEAIIAECNADGANLTMNIASSFYPVHTPEDSQLVQLAKQVGEQVLQQRLPYFGAPGGTDASSYIVKSPDMQVIVFGPGNITAHQVNEYVDLDMYGRFIEIYQKMITELLA; from the coding sequence ATGAATGGCATGGCAGAAACGACACAGTTAGAAGCTGCTGTACAAGCATTAAGCGATATTGTCAAAATGAATACGGTTAATAATCACGAGCAATTAGTTGCCGATTATTTGGTGGCCCTTTTAAAGCAACATGGGATTGAAGCTAAAACGATTGAATACGCCCCTGAACGGGTTAATGTAGTTGCCGAAATTGGTGATGGCCACGGTCCCGTGATTGCATTAGATGGTCATGAAGATACGGTGGCGTTGGGTGATGCAGATAAATGGCACGCGGACCCGTTGGCAGCAACTATCAAAGATAATCGGTTGTATGGTCGCGGTGTGACGGACATGAAGGCTGGGCTAATGGCCGAAGTTTTTGCGATGATTGCCTTGCACGATCAGGACGTCCCACTCCATGGCACGGTGCGGTTACTCGCAACTGTGGGAGAAGAAGTCGACCACTTAGGCGCTGAACAATTGACGGAACTCGGTTACGCCGATGATATTCAAACGTTGATCTGTGCGGAACCAAGCGGTGCGGACAAACAACTTTTACTGACTAAGTCGATTCAAGCCATGTTAGGTGTTGACGGCGACACGGCGCAACGGATGGCGGCTGCTAACCCGACGACCGAACAACACTTTATCGAATTGGCGCATAAGGGTTCACTGACTTATACGATTAAAGCACAAGGGGTGGCGGCCCACAGCTCGATGCCAACGATTGGTCAAAACGCCATCGATATGTTGATGACTTACTATCAGAAGCAAACCGCCTATTTTGACAGTTTCAAGACTATCGTTAATCCCGTATTGGGCCCAACTGTGCCCGTCGTGACGTTAATTAGTGGTGGCGAACAGGTCAACACCGTCCCAGCCAGTGCCGAAATGTCAGTAAAAATTCGGACGATTCCAGAATTACGGAATGACCGCTTGATTAAGGATTTGGAAGCCATCATTGCTGAATGCAATGCCGATGGTGCCAACTTAACGATGAACATCGCAAGTTCGTTCTATCCAGTGCATACACCGGAAGATAGCCAGTTGGTTCAGTTGGCGAAGCAGGTTGGAGAACAAGTCTTACAACAACGGCTCCCGTACTTTGGCGCTCCTGGTGGGACGGACGCATCTTCTTATATTGTGAAGAGTCCCGATATGCAAGTGATCGTCTTCGGACCCGGCAATATTACGGCGCATCAAGTTAATGAATACGTTGATTTAGATATGTATGGGCGCTTCATCGAGATTTATCAAAAAATGATTACGGAATTGCTGGCGTAG
- a CDS encoding ABC transporter permease: MVGAAMTAAYFKTIMREIWSSKARFASILLIIFLGVAFYTGIRATSPDMSQAANDYYAKQKLATNSVESTMGLTKADTRVLAQHGSQLTYQATRYVDVNQLNNSQVVRVMALPTTQRLNRLRVVTGRLPKRSNEIVLDAQAQQLQPKLKVGSTYRISSTAKHNAQFTRRTFKVVGFINSPTYVENTNRGVTNVGKGTLDYLVYVRPQVIKSSVITRIDVQFKNLRGITPYTAKYRRLNRENTAQLKRWLKPQARKRQQALQAQAQAKLKPLKQATQQLASQVPAGTPQLVKLQSQLKRARAQVAAIKMPTYLYTDRTDNPGYTEYHENTQRVVALSTVFPLFFIAIAALICLTTMTRMVEELRLQMGTLKALGYTNTAVGSEFMIYGGLAALIGTALGVLFGVNFFPRFIAQAYGSMYNLPAINVQYIWMDIGIALAIALLCTLGTALVVLRVDLNSLPAQLLQPRAPKAGKTLLLERWQWLWRRLSFNHKITLRNLFRYKQRLLMTVLGIAGCMAMMITGFGLKDSIGDISVKQFNELWHYDAVVTRSGNETSQQRQALSRGQLYQASLKLQAKQVTVKQSGVAEQTATLGIPAPHQSLSKFVVLRHRQSHQAIHIGDNGAVIDEKLAKLYGVQAGDDLTIKLAGQTARRIHISAVAENYVNHFIYMSPTYYRRVFKQAPVYNTNYVRFKQTTKKRENAYADRLLKQTGVQNVTLMSTEKATNFKMLDSMNLVVLIFVISAGALALVVLYNLTNINVSERIRELSTIKVLGFYDGEVTMYIFRENLILTVLGIIAGCFLGNWLHAYILQTAETNALMFSPTIHPLSYVYSALLTLAFSLLVMGMMHRKLKRVNMLDALKSVD, encoded by the coding sequence ATGGTAGGTGCAGCGATGACAGCAGCTTATTTTAAAACAATTATGCGTGAGATTTGGTCGTCGAAAGCCCGGTTTGCTTCAATATTACTAATTATTTTCTTAGGGGTGGCTTTTTATACGGGAATTCGGGCGACCAGTCCGGATATGTCGCAGGCGGCTAATGATTATTATGCGAAGCAAAAACTAGCGACTAATAGCGTCGAGTCGACAATGGGACTGACTAAGGCTGATACACGAGTGCTAGCTCAACATGGCTCACAACTCACTTACCAAGCGACGCGCTACGTTGATGTTAATCAGTTGAACAATAGTCAAGTTGTGCGGGTGATGGCGTTACCGACAACCCAACGGCTGAATCGGTTACGGGTCGTCACGGGCCGGTTGCCAAAACGGTCCAATGAGATCGTGTTAGACGCGCAAGCACAACAATTGCAACCGAAGTTAAAAGTCGGTTCAACGTATCGAATTAGTAGTACGGCTAAGCACAATGCACAGTTCACGCGGCGAACATTCAAGGTCGTAGGGTTTATCAATTCACCAACGTATGTTGAAAATACGAATCGGGGCGTCACCAACGTTGGCAAAGGGACTTTGGACTACTTGGTCTATGTTCGCCCGCAGGTGATTAAGTCCAGTGTGATAACTCGCATTGACGTGCAATTCAAGAATTTGCGGGGTATCACTCCTTATACGGCGAAGTATCGGCGCTTGAATCGTGAGAACACCGCGCAACTCAAACGCTGGTTAAAGCCACAAGCGCGTAAGCGACAGCAGGCATTACAAGCCCAGGCCCAAGCTAAGCTGAAGCCACTAAAACAAGCGACTCAGCAACTTGCGAGTCAAGTACCAGCGGGAACGCCGCAATTAGTCAAGTTACAAAGTCAGTTGAAGCGTGCGCGGGCCCAGGTCGCGGCCATCAAAATGCCGACTTATTTGTATACCGACCGTACGGATAATCCGGGTTACACGGAATATCACGAAAATACACAACGGGTCGTGGCACTGTCGACTGTCTTTCCACTATTCTTTATCGCGATTGCCGCACTGATCTGCCTAACGACGATGACGCGGATGGTTGAAGAGTTGCGGCTACAGATGGGGACGCTAAAGGCGCTGGGATATACGAATACCGCGGTCGGCAGCGAGTTTATGATTTACGGTGGTTTGGCCGCGCTGATTGGGACCGCGCTAGGCGTCCTGTTCGGCGTCAATTTCTTCCCGCGGTTTATCGCGCAAGCCTATGGTAGTATGTATAATTTGCCCGCCATCAACGTTCAATACATTTGGATGGACATTGGTATCGCCTTAGCCATTGCGTTGTTGTGCACGTTGGGGACGGCCCTGGTCGTGCTCCGCGTGGATTTAAACAGTTTACCCGCGCAGCTCTTACAGCCGCGAGCACCTAAGGCCGGTAAGACTTTGCTATTAGAACGCTGGCAATGGCTATGGCGTCGGTTGAGTTTTAATCATAAAATCACGCTTCGTAATCTATTTCGGTATAAGCAACGGTTGCTGATGACCGTGCTCGGTATTGCGGGCTGTATGGCAATGATGATTACGGGGTTTGGCTTAAAGGATTCCATTGGTGATATTAGCGTCAAACAATTTAACGAATTGTGGCACTACGATGCTGTGGTGACGCGTAGTGGTAACGAAACTTCTCAGCAACGGCAAGCACTCAGCCGTGGTCAACTGTATCAGGCAAGTTTGAAATTGCAGGCCAAGCAGGTGACAGTTAAACAGTCTGGGGTAGCAGAACAGACGGCTACGCTCGGTATCCCGGCACCCCACCAATCGCTAAGTAAGTTCGTGGTATTACGACACCGTCAAAGTCATCAGGCCATTCATATCGGGGATAACGGTGCGGTCATCGATGAAAAATTAGCTAAGTTATATGGCGTTCAGGCGGGCGATGATTTAACAATCAAGTTGGCCGGGCAAACGGCTAGGCGGATTCACATCAGCGCGGTAGCCGAAAATTACGTCAATCACTTTATCTATATGAGTCCGACTTACTATCGCCGTGTCTTCAAGCAGGCCCCGGTATATAACACGAACTATGTCCGGTTTAAGCAAACGACGAAAAAGCGGGAGAATGCTTATGCGGATCGACTATTGAAGCAGACGGGGGTTCAGAACGTCACGCTGATGAGTACGGAGAAAGCGACCAACTTCAAAATGTTGGATAGCATGAACTTAGTCGTATTGATCTTTGTCATCTCGGCGGGTGCTCTAGCGCTAGTAGTGCTCTATAACTTAACGAATATTAACGTTTCTGAACGGATCCGGGAGCTGTCAACAATCAAAGTGTTAGGGTTTTACGACGGCGAAGTGACGATGTACATCTTCCGTGAAAACTTGATTTTGACTGTTTTGGGTATTATTGCGGGTTGTTTCTTAGGTAATTGGTTGCACGCCTATATTCTACAAACGGCCGAGACCAATGCACTAATGTTCTCACCAACGATTCATCCACTAAGTTATGTTTATTCGGCATTGTTGACCCTGGCCTTTAGCTTGTTAGTCATGGGAATGATGCATCGTAAGTTGAAGCGAGTTAATATGTTGGATGCATTGAAATCCGTCGATTAA
- a CDS encoding endonuclease III domain-containing protein, with protein MLKDDQIVWAIHQMEADIGPVGPSLDSRTPFQYLISVILSAQATDVSVNKVTPVLFDKYPEPKDLMAADVADVEAIIKSVGLFHNKARNIIKTARIVHEELADVVPTDRKGIMALPGAGRKTANVVLSDVFEQPTFAVDTHVSAISKRLHFVAQTATPLQVEQKIVSVLAPAELHQAHHTMIEYGRKYSMKLTPDKEVCQLIIDCDKLNEENEALI; from the coding sequence ATGCTAAAAGATGATCAGATCGTGTGGGCAATTCACCAAATGGAAGCAGACATCGGACCAGTGGGGCCTTCCCTGGACTCGCGGACGCCGTTTCAGTATTTGATTTCAGTAATTCTGAGCGCTCAGGCGACCGATGTCTCGGTTAACAAGGTGACGCCGGTGCTGTTTGATAAGTATCCAGAACCAAAGGACTTGATGGCGGCCGATGTTGCGGATGTGGAAGCAATTATCAAGAGCGTCGGATTATTTCATAATAAGGCCCGTAACATCATCAAAACGGCGCGCATTGTCCATGAAGAATTAGCCGATGTCGTACCGACCGATCGTAAAGGTATCATGGCATTACCAGGTGCCGGCCGCAAAACTGCCAACGTGGTATTGAGTGACGTTTTTGAACAACCAACGTTTGCTGTCGATACACACGTCTCAGCCATTTCGAAACGTTTACACTTTGTCGCTCAGACCGCGACGCCCTTACAAGTTGAACAAAAAATCGTGAGTGTGTTGGCACCGGCAGAATTACATCAAGCCCATCACACGATGATTGAATATGGGCGGAAGTATTCGATGAAGTTGACGCCGGACAAAGAAGTTTGTCAATTGATCATTGACTGTGACAAGTTGAATGAGGAAAATGAGGCACTGATCTAG
- a CDS encoding sugar O-acetyltransferase produces MKSQKERMLAGELYVADDPELGRENHRAKRLVREFNQTTEAQPEERQRLLTAMFNKIGDGGYIEPPFHTDYGSNTTIGKHFYANYDAIFVDVGRITIGDNVFMGPRVGLYTAGHPIDAAIRAEQLEYGWPITIGHDVWFGGNVVVNPGVTIGSNVVIGSGSVVTHDIPDNVVAVGNPCHVLREISTADHEYWARQRAAYFADRDDD; encoded by the coding sequence ATGAAATCACAGAAGGAACGGATGTTGGCCGGCGAATTGTACGTTGCCGATGATCCAGAATTAGGCCGCGAAAATCATCGTGCCAAACGGTTAGTACGAGAATTTAATCAAACAACCGAAGCCCAACCAGAAGAACGGCAGCGGTTGCTAACGGCAATGTTCAACAAAATTGGTGACGGGGGCTATATCGAACCGCCATTTCATACCGACTATGGGAGCAACACGACGATTGGCAAGCACTTCTACGCCAATTACGATGCGATTTTTGTTGATGTGGGGCGGATAACGATTGGCGATAACGTCTTTATGGGACCGCGGGTCGGCTTGTATACGGCGGGTCACCCCATTGACGCCGCCATTCGTGCTGAACAACTTGAATATGGTTGGCCAATTACGATTGGACACGATGTTTGGTTTGGCGGCAATGTGGTCGTTAATCCGGGTGTCACGATTGGTAGTAACGTCGTGATTGGGTCTGGTTCCGTGGTCACGCATGATATTCCGGATAACGTGGTCGCGGTCGGCAATCCTTGCCATGTCTTACGAGAAATCTCCACCGCCGACCATGAATATTGGGCTCGGCAACGGGCCGCCTATTTTGCTGATCGTGATGATGATTGA